In Equus caballus isolate H_3958 breed thoroughbred chromosome 25, TB-T2T, whole genome shotgun sequence, one DNA window encodes the following:
- the ZBTB26 gene encoding zinc finger and BTB domain-containing protein 26, whose amino-acid sequence MSERSDLLHFKFENYGDSMLQKMNKLREENKFCDVTVLIDDIEVQGHKIVFAAGSPFLRDQFLLNDSREVKISILQSSEVGRQLLLSCYSGVLEFPEMELVNYLTAASFLQMSHIVERCTQALWKFIKPKQPMDSKEGCEPQSASPQSKEQQGDARGSPKQNSPCIHPSEDSMDMEDSDIQIVKVESIGDVSEVRSKKDQNQFISSEPTALHSSEPQHSLINSTVENRVSEIEQNHLHNYALSYTGSDNIIMASKDVFGPNIRGVDKGLQWHHQCPKCTRVFRHLENYANHLKMHKLFMCLLCGKTFTQKGNLHRHMRVHAGIKPFQCKICGKTFSQKCSLQDHLNLHSGDKPHKCNYCDMVFAHKPVLRKHLKQLHGKNSFDNANERNVQDLTVDFDSFACTTVTDSKGCQPQPDATQVLDAGKLAQAVLNLRNDSTCVN is encoded by the coding sequence ATGTCTGAAAGATCAGATCTCCTTCACTTCAAGTTTGAAAATTATGGAGATTCAATGttacaaaaaatgaacaaattaagagaagagaataaattttGTGATGTTACAGTTCTCATAGATGATATTGAGGTACAGGGGCATAAAATTGTGTTTGCTGCAGGTTCCCCCTTCTTAAGAGACCAGTTTTTACTGAATGATTCCAGAGAGGTGAAAATCTCCATATTACAGAGTTCCGAAGTGGGGAGACAATTGCTCTTATCCTGTTATAGTGGTGTGCTGGAATTCCCTGAGATGGAACTGGTAAATTACTTGACTGCTGCGAGTTTTCTTCAGATGAGCCACATTGTAGAGCGGTGCACGCAGGCCCTGTGGAAGTTTATAAAGCCAAAACAACCAATGGATAGTAAAGAGGGATGTGAACCACAGAGTGCTTCTCCCCAGTCAAAAGAACAGCAGGGAGATGCCAGAGGATCCCCAAAGCAGAACTCACCTTGTATTCATCCATCTGAAGACAGTATGGATATGGAGGACAGTGATATTCAGATTGTTAAGGTAGAATCTATTGGGGATGTATCAGAGGTTAGAAGTAAAAAAGATCAGAACCAGTTTATTTCTTCTGAACCCACTGCTTTACATTCATCAGAGCCCCAGCACTCCCTGATAAATTCAACCGTGGAAAACAGAGTAAGTGAAATAGAACAAAACCATCTCCACAATTATGCCCTCTCTTACACAGGCAGTGATAACATCATCATGGCCTCAAAAGATGTCTTTGGGCCTAATATTCGAGGTGTAGACAAAGGCCTACAGTGGCATCACCAATGCCCAAAGTGTACCAGGGTGTTTCGTCACCTGGAGAACTAcgccaaccatttaaaaatgcataaactCTTTATGTGTCTACTCTGCGGCAAGACTTTTACTCAGAAAGGCAACCTTCATCGACACATGCGTGTGCATGCCGGCATTAAACCTTTCCAGTGTAAGATCTGTGGGAAAACCTTTTCTCAGAAGTGTTCTTTACAGGATCATCTTAACCTTCACAGTGGAGATAAGCCCCATAAGTGTAACTATTGTGACATGGTTTTTGCACATAAGCCAGTTTTGAGGAAACACCTTAAACAGCTGCATGGCAAAAACAGCTTTGATAATGCAAATGAAAGAAATGTGCAAGACCTCACAGTGgattttgattcttttgcatgtacaACAGTCACAGACTCTAAAGGTTGTCAGCCACAACCTGATGCAACACAGGTCCTGGATGCAGGTAAACTGGCCCAAGCTGTCCTGAACTTAAGGAATGATAGTACTTGTGTGAATTGA
- the ZBTB6 gene encoding zinc finger and BTB domain-containing protein 6 has protein sequence MKLVDPGCVSSQTKSSFRPGPPLPRKAGLWFSESIVTMAAESDVLHFQFEQQGDVVLQKMNLLRQQNLFCDVSIYINDTEFQGHKVILAACSTFMRDQFLLTQSKHVRITILQSAEVGRKLLLSCYTGALEVKRKELLKYLTAASYLQMVHIVEKCTEALSNYLEIDLSMKNSNQHNDLCQSSDPDVKNEEENSDKDCEIIEIPEDSPVNIDFHVKEEESNVLQSTVENLTSERKEMKSPELSSVDIGFKDNEICILHVESISTAGVENGQFSQPCTSSKASMYFSETQHSLINSTVESGVAEVPGNQDQGLFCENTERSPGTVNEIQNLEDAYSLRHQCPRCPRGFLHVENYLRHLKMHKLFLCLQCGKTFTQKKNLNRHIRGHMGIRPFQCTVCLKTFTAKSTLQDHLNIHSGDRPYKCHCCDMDFKHKSALKKHLTSVHGRSSGEKLPRHDLKRQNLL, from the exons ATGAAGCTAGTTGACCCCGGATGTGTTTCCTCCCAGACCAAGTCCTCCTTCCGGCCTGGGCCGCCGCTGCCGCGGAAAGCTGGGCTCTGGTTTTCTGAGTCG ATTGTGACCATGGCTGCTGAGTCTGATGTTCTGCACTTCCAGTTTGAACAGCAAGGAGATGTAGTCTTGCAGAAAATGAATCTCTTGAGACAGCAGAATTTATTTTGTGATGTGTCAATTTATATTAATGACACTGAGTTCCAGGGGCACAAGGTGATTTTAGCTGCTTGCTCCACTTTCATGAGAGATCAGTTTTTACTCACACAGTCAAAACATGTCAGAATCACCATCTTGCAAAGTGCAGAAGTTGGCAGAAAATTGTTGCTCTCTTGCTATACTGGAGCACTTGAAGTTAAAAGGAAAGAGCTTTTGAAATACTTGACTGCTGCTAGTTACCTTCAGATGGTTCACATTGTGGAAAAGTGCACAGAAGCTTTGTCAAATTATCTGGAAATTGATCTTTCTATGAAAAACAGCAATCAACATAATGACCTGTGTCAATCCTCTGATCCAGATGttaagaatgaagaagaaaattcagataaagaCTGTGAAATAATTGAAATTCCAGAAGATAGTCCTGTAAACATAGATTTCCACgttaaagaagaggaaagcaaCGTTTTACAGTCTACAGTAGAGAACTTGAcatcagagagaaaggaaatgaaatcaccagAGCTGTCTTCAGTAGATATAGGTTTTAAAGATAATGAAATTTGTATCCTCCACGTGGAATCTATCAGTACCGCTGGTGTAGAAAATGGGCAGTTTTCACAGCCTTGTACCTCTTCAAAAGCAAGCATGTATTTCTCTGAAACACAGCATTCACTGATCAATTCTACAGTTGAGAGTGGAGTGGCAGAAGTTCCTGGGAATCAAGATCAGGGCTTATTTTGTGAGAATACTGAACGAAGTCCTGGTACAGTGAATGAAATTCAGAATCTGGAGGATGCTTATTCACTGAGGCACCAATGCCCCAGGTGTCCTAGAGGATTTCTTCATGTTGAAAACTATCTGCGCCACCTTAAGATGCATAAACTGTTCTTGTGCTTACAGTGTGGGAAAACATTTAcacagaagaaaaatctcaaccgACACATTCGAGGGCACATGGGCATAAGGCCCTTTCAGTGTACAGTGTGCTTGAAGACATTTACTGCTAAAAGCACGCTTCAGGACCACTTGAACATACACAGTGGAGATCGACCATACAAATGCCACTGTTGTGACATGGATTTCAAGCACAAATCTGCCCTCAAAaagcacttaacctctgtgcatGGCAGAAGCAGTGGTGAAAAACTACCCAGGCATGATCTCAAAAGGCAAAATCTACTTTAA